One Brassica napus cultivar Da-Ae chromosome C2, Da-Ae, whole genome shotgun sequence DNA window includes the following coding sequences:
- the BNAC02G45840D gene encoding uncharacterized protein BNAC02G45840D isoform X1, with amino-acid sequence MMKVAFGGVDSVSQPPRQPDRRNEQTGTSNALAFPGSKSTQKGMTECSCCRSNFTSKGLLCAKRQKMLEDMEKDFEGGQEADKFDGGEGSKSSGSLDIRLRVEKVQAPLCDWKTATLEYSL; translated from the exons ATG ATGAAAGTTGCTTTTGGAGGTGTGGATTCTGTGAGTCAGCCTCCACGTCAACCTGACCGTAGAAATGAGCAGACAGGAACCTCAAATGCTCTTGCATTCCCAG GTTCTAAGAGTACCCAAAAGGGTATGACAGAATGCTCTTGTTGTAGGTCCAACTTTACATCCAAAGGGCTT CTGTGTGCTAAGAGACAGAAGATGTTGGAAGACATGGAAAAAGACTTTGAAG GTGGACAAGAGGCAGATAAGTTTGATGGAGGAGAAGGTAGCAAAAGCAGTGGATCGTTAGACATTAGGCTTAGAGTGGAAAAGGTCCAAGCTCCTCTATGTGATTGGAAGACGGCGACGTTGGAGTACTCGTTGTGA
- the BNAC02G45840D gene encoding uncharacterized protein BNAC02G45840D isoform X2: MKVAFGGVDSVSQPPRQPDRRNEQTGTSNALAFPGSKSTQKGMTECSCCRSNFTSKGLLCAKRQKMLEDMEKDFEGGQEADKFDGGEGSKSSGSLDIRLRVEKVQAPLCDWKTATLEYSL; encoded by the exons ATGAAAGTTGCTTTTGGAGGTGTGGATTCTGTGAGTCAGCCTCCACGTCAACCTGACCGTAGAAATGAGCAGACAGGAACCTCAAATGCTCTTGCATTCCCAG GTTCTAAGAGTACCCAAAAGGGTATGACAGAATGCTCTTGTTGTAGGTCCAACTTTACATCCAAAGGGCTT CTGTGTGCTAAGAGACAGAAGATGTTGGAAGACATGGAAAAAGACTTTGAAG GTGGACAAGAGGCAGATAAGTTTGATGGAGGAGAAGGTAGCAAAAGCAGTGGATCGTTAGACATTAGGCTTAGAGTGGAAAAGGTCCAAGCTCCTCTATGTGATTGGAAGACGGCGACGTTGGAGTACTCGTTGTGA